From the genome of Dermacentor andersoni chromosome 3, qqDerAnde1_hic_scaffold, whole genome shotgun sequence:
GTGATCAAAACATCGTTACAAGCAACTAAAGCGCGGAATTCAGGCCTCGCTGCTACCACTTCACTTGTTTAAGACGATGTGCAATACTTGTTTGTGATGAACTGGAGATACGAAGCGATAATAAAATTGGTATGCTTGTGGAGAGCAAAAAGTGCGACAAACGCACTTCGTGTACTAGACACGGGCTGTCTTACTACAGCGCAATGACGACACGGTGGCTACATGCTTTTGTGCACAATCGAAAAATCCAGACTAGTATTTGGTACTGTGCTGCAACCACGCAAAACAACAGGTCTTTAGCATTCTAACTAGCAAGATACGGAAGTAtgtccttatttctttttttatattactCAAATAAAAAATGAGATATGATAGCGTTTTCCCAAAATTTCAATGAGATACAATATGTCGAAAATAGTGCTGCGTTCCTGGTTAAAGGTAAATGCAAGGTCCAATACTAATGCTTTGTAGATGGTTTGACGAGCTTAAACTTGAACAAACTAAACACTGAGAGCATGACCACCCTGCAAGTTAATGAGAGAATGACAAAGCCTGCGGCTGTTGTCACCAAcacttaaaaattatggggttttacgtgccaaaaccactctatgattatgaggcacaccgtagtggatgactccggaaatttcgaccacctggggttctttaacgtgcacctaaatctaagtacaccggtgttttcgcattttgcccccatcgaaatgcggccgccgtggccgggattcgatcccgcgacctcgtgctcagcagcccaacaccatagccactgagcaaccacggcgggtgtcaccAACACTTCGACTTGGAGCAACAGTATTAGTATACAGCCACAGGACACTTTGCTGAGCTAGTTACAATTTCCTCTGTAGTTTAAAAATATTCCTTGATTAATATCTCCCATTTtccttgatttatttatttctgtttcAATAAATTATCAATTTAGCAAATTCAAATAGCGATAACACAACGTCACAGTTATAATATTACTAATATAATTAGTCAAAACACTACTTACCCGATTTTTACGTCCAACCTTAAATTTATATACCATTAAGTTCATGTTGGCATTCCCATCATGAAAGGCTTACTAACTTATTATCCACTATTTTGCTTCATTTATTACCGATTTCTTACTGATCTCAGATTATTCATTTATATTCCTGTATTTTTTCCCTTCTAAACCACATTGCCAGTTGGTTTGTGCCATTAaataaagcatcatcatcatcaacatcttCTACTCACCATCGACATTTTATGGTgttagcaattacatggacactcctaGTGCATTTCAGCCGCAATCGTCGTCGTCAGGCTCCGTACAAGtttcaagggcgataaaatcgtcaccgCACGCGTATGCGgtatctgcgagtgaaagcatgcgatggCGAGCGGACGATTGTGACTCAATTTCGCGCACGCACCAGAGGAGAGTGGGTGCGAAGCGCGCCTTCTTCCGTCGCTCGCGAGGCTTCGGGGGAGGGTAGGCAGGAGAGGCGCGTTCTACTCCAGGCGGCCCGGGCGGTCGTGCGCACTCAGCCGGGCCACTGTATCTTCCATGCCATCTGCGACGCGGACAGggtccgcgctgcgctgtgttttcgcgattTAATTCACGTTGATACTAGCGGTCGCGCGAAGGTCGAGtcgctcgctgcttctgccgcgtttcctcgctgtagcattttgacagcgagtttccgcgttcatcgagtgagatctgcttatgtttgcttgtgtgcgcgtgacagtAATTATgcctatgtttgcaagtttatacggccaataagaAACGGCTATCGTTACTATGTATAGCTGCCcattaatttgctgtcgcaatcgatgattgGCCTTTCGGGGGAAATCACTGTTGATCAGGTAGCTAAGTTAGCGTCAATATAAATGTACGGAGTAATACTTAAATTCGCCAAGGTCTTACAAACGTGTTTTTAGGTCAACATCATTGTTGAGCTGCCGGTTAAAGTGTCAAATATACTCAAGCCGTACATACACATCTGAACACGTAGTGCCTAGAGGGCGACGCGTGGTGCAATCCACACCATACGTGGTTTAGCCAGTGCCCACCAGTCGGCCATTTTGCGCGATCTCGGGGCCAATAGTCATGCTGTATTATAGCGTCATAGAGGAGCAATATATTATCACTACACCGGTATGCAATCTGAAAGGCATTATATATGTAATGATTTGTGCAAGCCAGTATACTGTGAAATATACCTTGACATGTGCCTGATTTTGTATTTGCTTACACTTGTTGCACATCACTGATATTTTCAGTAGTGTTGGCCATGCTTTCTTCAATGTTTTGTCGTGTGGCCTGCAACACCTTTTGATACCCTGATCGCCGCTATGAGCACTACACCGTTACATTCTGCAGAAATCAATCTGGGAAACAGACGTTAGATTCTTCAGTTATTAAGTCCAGGGCAAAACCAGAAATCACAATTGCTGAACAATGTAAACCACGTGAGATTAGGCAAGCACTCTTATTGTGAACTGAGATGCGGTGTTAATTTTGGTGTTTTCGAAGATTGTGTACCAGTATTGCAGTTTGTTATATTGATGGTCCTTGTAGTGTGTATGTGCATTGTGCGTAGCTATGACATGCGCACTTCATTTTGTTGTGCATGTAGAAGTGCTGCGTTATAACATCGGCATCTTGTTCAAATTAAGTTGAGCGGGCTCGGCGCTCGCAGcgttggcttagcggctgtggtgttgctgTGCGCAAGCCGAGGCCGCGAGATCAAATGCCGgcggcggcgaccgcatttcgatgtgggcgaaatgcgaaaacgcccgtgtcgcTCACATTGGTGCcaagttaaagatccccgggtggtcaaaaGGAATTCACTCCCCCTCTACGCTGTGTAACCTAAGAACACAGTACGAAAAATAATATAGTTAACAAATATTTCAGAAATGATGTACATCAGCCATCGTTCGGTAATTGTGTGCTATGTATGGCGCTTTTCGATAAATGGGCTTATTTGTTTCATTGCAAATGGAAGAACGCTTGGTAGTATTCGACACATACCGGGTCTTTTTCATCATCGTTATTCCTATTCTACCTTCTGGGCTAATTTTATGGGCTAATACCCATAAAATCAAGGCACGTTACGCGGCGGCCATCTTTCTTTTGATAGAGCGTTTAATTTTGATAGAGCTAGGAGTTTCTTAACGCATTTTGTCGTGCAACATACCCGGAAATACACGACGGCGAAATACACGACGAAGAAATGCGTTTGACGCATTTCGCTATTGTCATGTACTCgttatttcatatttatttattttgttcggtAATTTATTTCACACATACCGTCAATCCCAACGGGCATTATTCTGGGAAGTGAATGCGCGACACATATTAAAGATGAAGCTAGTCTGCACAAAATGAGTAAGTTGCACGCACTATATATTGAACCTAATACGACCATATGTGTAATTGACAACGCTACAAATAGCAAGCGTACTGCGCACATGAAAGAAGTCTCATCTACAAATGTTTCCATACTGTATTTTATGCATACATCCACATTTCATTTTTGACACCACGCCTCTTAAACTAAAACTCAAGACTGTGTTTTGCGACACGTTTTACAGCTGTTATTACCATAGATTACTGGACAGTTGTTTTACTTATTACAAGACATGTGCTTCTGACATGTACGCCACGGCTCTAATTTAATTTCCCATTGCTACTTGTGCACTCTATTTTACCTTTCAATCTGCTTTTTCTGTTTTCCTGgtgtcttgttttaaatgcgtaagcatttctacacATCCCCAGTGAGAAAACCGTCCGTTCATACGTCCGTCCCTCCATCCGCCCATCACGTAagaagatcgctttcaagataggtccCACAGAAGCAAGCAAATTGACTTTCGTCCTGCCTCTCGCTTAAACATgagctaagcggcgagaacacagcgtacacTAAGCTATCGGCACTTGGCGCACTGTGTCCCCTTCCCatttcgctttcaagatagggcccactaGGCCGTGCAATATGCAGACGCCGCGTGAGTATGGTTGATCGCGCTTGATAACGGTTCCTGTCACCGCAGCGTTGTCGTCTATAGGGGTccgatcaagtttcataacatatATAATGACACCGGGTTTCGAGGAGACGAgcgagtggcacaatgcttacgcatatttagGCAATTCCTAGAGGAGTTTCTGAGTGGTGTCTTTTTTGCCTGTAAGCCCAAGTCTTATTGGTTAATTGGACACCACACAGTGATCTCCCGCTCTTTCTTTCGCAGATGTCACTGCCGCCCGTGAACTGCAGGCAGTGCTCACGTATAATTTCGTGATCCTATTACACTTTTCAGGAAACTGGTGGTAACGAGCCAGTTAACGGGCCAACATCTTCGTCGCTTTTCAAAGCGGCGCGAAGTTTGGCCAAGCAGAACAGTGGCCAGTACTTCATCACTCTTGGAGGCCGTGGACTACTGGACAAGTTCAGCGGCGGCGTGCCCCTGCGATCGGCCGGCAACGCCGAGTTTCTTCGCTCGCTGATGCTGCCGCATGTCCTACGAGCACTCCCTTACTATTCGCTCGGGTCGGGAGCTGGACGAGGCCTGGGCAAGACTGGCGGCGACGTGTACCTGCGCATGGTTGGCGATTTGCTGCGGAGGCGCTTGTCGGACAAAACGTAGGCACCATCAGCGCACGCACTCTACACCAACTCGTTCTCTCTGCTCCTCTCTCCTGGCCTTTTCGAGTTTATTTGCCCTTCCCACAATACTTTACCCACGCAGTCACGTTTATTACTTAAACCAGCTCTCTTAAAGCGAATGTTTCTTTGGCTACCCGTTCAAAGTTTTCCGTGAGTCGGCCCGTACCTCGCCTGACAAGGAAGAAAACCGATTATGTGCATGAACATTGAATtggggcttcattttttttttatttcgcagaACACAGACGCGGGCAATACCACGTTATATACATCGGTTAACTGCGCCTGCGTTCTACGTAATAAGAAACTGAAGTCACGATTGGAAGTCCATGCATATATGCTGAATTACATAGGAATCAGTAAAGCGCACACATCTCTCAATGAAAGACAGCAGTATACCGACCGCTTCCTTAGGCAATTTTAGAGTTACTTATGTTCGATTTACGCCATTCTTGGGCAACTGTGTATTTACCATTTCGCATGTTCCCTTTGTCGATCAATCCTCCAGAACTGGTTAGTGCTACTAATGCTAGAACGGGCATAGAAATTTTAGATGTATTTAGACATGGATTGTGCATATCTGTGTACATACCTCCTGTCTTGGTTTTTCTCTCGACAAGAAAACTTCGGTTGACGTTAGTTCGTGCACTGTACGTTAAGGTGTAAAATTTAGCGCAATCACCCAGGATAAACCACAAAGAAGAGACGAGACTAATAGCAccagtgcttgtctcgtgtctttGTCGTTTGTCCCGGGTTCTTGCGCTGAATTTttctctcgacaagcatcatatGCCACCATAGCTTTAACCAGATTGCTTTGTCGGCATCGCAATGTGCGCATCtgcctgatttctttctttttttgcatttaagcATAACTTGCGAACGATGTAGCCGAAAAACTAAATCTTCGGACGAAATTAATCTTCTGACGTACGCAGGCCATAAACATAAATATTGCACAAAAAACAACTTCTACACGTCGCGCTTACTCAATAGTATTTAATTACCCACCACGCTTAAACTTAGTCTGACATACATTCCAGCATGTGCGTCCGATCTGCAGGATCATCTATCTTGTCTAATACTAACAGCAATTTAAAACTTGTGCGTAGCGAGCAGCGTACTTTTACACGCTGAGGCAGAGATTCCAAGCTTCTATTCACTCGTACGAGTGAAGGTGGCCTGTGAATTCCAGGTACcagatcacaaaaaaaaaaaaaaaaaaatacgtttttCGCTTCAATACTTGGAATAGGCAATTATGTAACTGCTTAATGATACTAAATCCTTCAAGCTGAACGTCCAGAGTGCTTTGTCGGGGTATATTTGTACACCAGGTAAGAACCTTGATGAGCATGGTGCTGTACGGTACTTCAAAGGAGGATTAATAGCGCATTGCCCTCCACGGTACTGTGACTCGCAGGTTCGACCACCGGAACGGGCTGATGTTCAGCGACCACCCGGCGGTTCTTTACAAGCGCGGTTATGGCC
Proteins encoded in this window:
- the LOC126539255 gene encoding uncharacterized protein encodes the protein MTFISGILLLLTMSMCSAIIETGGNEPVNGPTSSSLFKAARSLAKQNSGQYFITLGGRGLLDKFSGGVPLRSAGNAEFLRSLMLPHVLRALPYYSLGSGAGRGLGKTGGDVYLRMVGDLLRRRLSDKTFDHRNGLMFSDHPAVLYKRGYGHGDSDEIGHAEWPGFYKRNFDEIDRTDFGEFRKRNFDEIDRTGFEGFRKRNFDEIDRTGFGGFYKRVAIMED